The segment TGGTCTGTGCGGATCATTTCTGTGTTCTCAATGGTTTGCTTGATAATCACTAACTGAAGAAGTCatgacatttatgtttatttattgtgaaatCAGCTGCACATCAATTATGAAAACACAGGAGGATATGTAGCATACATCTGGCAAATTGAGAAGATAAATATTCATacatttgaaatatgaaaaaaatattaaataaatctcCTTTGACGTTATAATGTACGTCTGTAGATAAAGAGCAAATATTTCTCTTCAGACTGTTGTTAAAAACAGAAGACACAGACGGTCCTGCTGTACAGTTTCAGCATCCAGCCAAAGCCAGAGATTTTCTCAAATCCTCCAGAtgattgtgtgcttgtgtgatcATCATACGGACCACATCCTGCAGaattcaaatgtattaaaatagcACTTATTTTATGATGCGTTGTTTTAAAGCAAAGATCAAATATACATCATACATACATTCAGAATAGGATACATGGcatttttgcacatttattttatccttaaaataaacattgtaaaCTATAAAAACAACTTAACAGGTCTCATTCGGACCAGACAGTGACAAACTCTTTAAAAGTGTCAAATGGAAAGAAGGGTTGACCTGATCCGTTTCGCTCTTGTTCCTCTTGAACTCTTCTCTGGCCCAGTCTCTCAGATATCTGCGGTCGGACTCATTCGGTACTTTGCAGATGGATCGAAGCAAATCTCTGTACATTCCTAGAACTCTCTGCCTCTGTAAAAACTGCCCACAACAACACATGCAACAGTTCTTTACTTTACTTGCCAACATCCATGtgcaaaatataataataataaattaattaattaataatatgaTCATTGTTCATTCCATGCATGCATCATATTAATACATGAATAATTGACAGatcattatataaaacataatacaaatatttgatatatttttgtcaGCTGGACATGTTTTGATATAATGATAATGTTTCTGGCTGAGTCTACAGTTTGTAGTGTATATGATCTTCATGAACTGTCTGTGAATTTGTGTTCCAGCTTTTAAAAACTATATCATTATAACACTGCACGAGCGCAGTAACATGTGTACTGACGTAATACACACAGAGACCAATAAAACAGCGCAGAAGCTTTCATACCGAACAAACTGCTGTCTTAATATGATTGAAAGTTAACACTTGACTTGAGtttaaatacaacaacaaaaattctGCAAAAGTAGACAATTacgcttttcacaatgacgCAATATTGTCAGGTTTATATACTTGTGATCTAATAAATAATACGATGATAAGTAGTCACTCTTGTGCTTGCACTGTTTTACCAGTTAAGTGAGTTTAATCCGCGttatataatcattttaaaccagTCGCAGAAACTGCTGTCTTTTACTTCAGTATGGCGCATGCGCAAAAGGACCAACAACAATCGCGCAGACATGCAAAACGCGTGGgtatataatttgtttatcGGGTCAGTTATCAGATTCTTATATAGCAGGTATTCATATGTTTGATTTATCCgtgtaataaagaaaaatagtaAATGTACCTGTTTGAGAGTCAGAGCGGCTAATGGTAATCTAGAGGCGGCCATGTTGCGGAGCTCGTCGATCCAAAGGTGATTTCTCATTGGTCAGAAGTGGTGGCGTCACAAAAGCGACGCAGGAAAAGTTTACGTCACAATAAAAGTCCTTCATTAGGACTATATTTTTGGAGTTATCATCAATTACTAGAAATGCAGGATTAAATCGAGAATTAATCCAGTGCAATTCCCGAATAGGATGATGGTGAATTGTAATCGTAATTTGCattaaatttaaatagttaTGAATGGTCATTCAAATATTCAAGATGTCACACAttgattataatataaaaacacatctaaATATATGTAAACCCCATGCAGTACTTTGGTCAAAGGGTCCACAGAGCCAGTTTGAAAACCTTGttccaaacacattttaaaattctacaaattaaaagtcattttgttGAACTAATAGTCCTACGTTTGTTCTGTCATTGAAACTAAACCACCTTTAAATTGTCTTTTTATATATAAGTGTGCAATAAAGTTAAGTATGTTACTCGTTTTCACAATTCTATACATAAAAGATGATAAATGTTAAATGAGGCATTGGGGTATGCTAGCATGGATTGTTTCTTGAGcttttgtttgtgtaatatgtaaataattgaGAGCCTTTAtggattattttatatattttggggGATCTTCTTTAATCAGTGATTCagatttaattttacatttaaaaacttcAAGTCAAATATTCTTACTATctagaaaacatgttttacatgtatGAAAGCTGCATTGCACATTTGTCAAACAAAAGCAGACATGAAGACAGAAATAAGACatgttttgtgcttttattgATCACCACCCCACCCCTTCCACATTCAAGACAAATTTACTACTCAAAATATCTATAGCTGCACATTTTTGGGCAAAAAAACACCAGCTTAATCCAAGAAATAGTGTTCAATACATTCAGAGCTGCACAAGATacaagacaaatataaaaaatatgaattataaaaGATCAATGATCATAACACAGTTGTGTAGTGTTTCTTGTTGATAAACGAAAGGCTTTGGTAGTGACATAGCAGAGAAACCAGTGCAGGGCTTCTCCAATGTGTTTCTCAGACATCTGGAGTCAAAGGCATTTTAACATCATATACTGATAATGAGTTTATACATGTTGATCATTATTTGTAGAGTACAGTAGAGAGaatatgaaaacattattaCCCACAGTTTACCTCCTAACCATTTAAGActgaaaaacaatttacaaaaatacactgcataatttatatatacaatctgtgtgtgtatataaatagaaacaaacaGAGAGGAGGAAGAATGTACAATGTTTTCTCTCGAGATATAAATCAACGGTGAGCTGTGCAGACTACATGGACGCCCTTCATAGTGTCAGTGAAAGAGAGATGAAACCTGTGCAGTCTGTCGATGGGCAAATCAACACAATCATAAATACAGACATTATCTAATCAAAGAATTATGCAACTAGTTTAAAGTCTTTcaataagttaaaaaaatacatagttCCACTGCATCATTAGATTCTCAGCTGTCTAAAGGCACCAGACATGTGAATCctgaacagaaaaaataaatacagcacaAAGTGTCACGACAGACGCCACATTCACACCAGAAGAGATgaaagagagaacatttaaaacaccttTTGTCATGAAGACATGTCCGGCTATCATCTCACCCCAAAATCAAGAG is part of the Triplophysa dalaica isolate WHDGS20190420 chromosome 13, ASM1584641v1, whole genome shotgun sequence genome and harbors:
- the lyrm2 gene encoding LYR motif-containing protein 2; the protein is MAASRLPLAALTLKQFLQRQRVLGMYRDLLRSICKVPNESDRRYLRDWAREEFKRNKSETDQDVVRMMITQAHNHLEDLRKSLALAGC